The sequence aatgaaataataaagtatggatgaagaaaaatgtgaatcaGTGTggatttcttgaatttttcaatttcgtcgtttcggttcgttagtttgtgctgttgtcctggcctcagtccacaggtgccagcaccctccacaagttttcaaaatggccgccgttGAATTGACGgcaatttactctcactttacagccgatttgcacatggattaagagcgtcaggtgaggtgttataggtatcaaacaaactacgaatctgttgtgcgttgataacaacaaaaattagatgGATATCTCAAAAGACCAGAAAATACCAGGCAAATTACTTGTGAGTCAAATTGACTCacgaagatttcattgaaaaatgaccttcccattcctgacagtggtttgtgaaaatatctgatcgtgaaactaaaccacagacaggttactgactaggtaggcggtaaaagtgcagatccgcacctctcgtaaatggttcaatcaattacattaaatatcactgattcagacccaaaatgtcatcagcaattcagtacacTGGTTTATTTTATGGTATCTACAATAGAAAGTACATTTTAGCCTGGATTTTGTCTCGAGATCGTCCCGATTTTTGAACCggacgccatattggatggGTCAATCTAAAGTGAagattttttagaatatttgctgaaacaatgtttcatgACCCActcattttaagaaaaatataaatttcttgcctatttcaacaatgatatcTTGAAATTTGGTTAGCATTAATAACCCCAGTGACAGTTGACAAAAATTTGATTAGTTTCATGTACTGATTACCTTCACATCGTTTCAGTAATAACTTAAAACAAATCTTCACTTTAGATTCCCtaatccaatatggcgtccTATCGAACGATCGTCACGATTCTGAGATAAAAACCAAAAATCTGCTTTCTAGAAGAGatatcatgatataaatcactgCATTGGATTCTGTGAGACATTCTGAAGTTAGAACAGTgatttgtaattcagtagatTGCGTAAGTCACGAGAGGTgcagatctgcacttttaccccgATGAGCTCGTAGGGTAGTTCCGGGAGTTTTCGTGCACTTAATGAATATTACCTACCtccttagtctgaataccagtcgttgttaccggttccctacaacgtctgacgctaAAGTATCATATAGAGATTAACTCCTGTTTGcatgcaacaactgattttagtgccaaatcaaacctttctactaaaatagataaatatgttacctagttgactttgaaaacgtgttttataatgatatttttgatgatttaaatcggGAACCGGAGAatatattgatttgaattgaattgattgtcaTAATCTGGATTTCCAATACGGACtgaattaataaaatgtgaaaattcaatacgTCTCTCCAAAATTACtctaaacattattttttgttgataaaatgcATAAATTGTGGTCAATTTTAACCTCAAGcatttgaaacaagaataatatctgcattgACATCAATGTCAGTCCATGTTCAAGTCGGAATCCGTAATTTACACTCCCATCATGCACCACGAAAAGCCGCCATGtttgttatgttgcttcacttcaactattttttgaggcgactaggcaaaagttttgagctactaggatcgtcaaaagctacttaggatTACAAATATATGCATAAACAATAGTTTACttccatctgattacagaacaatcagttgatggtgttttaaggggtgaaatagacactcaaagcctcgtccctcaaaatgagggacgaaaataaaccttatatgagcactttcgcccTAGACGTTGTTTGTAGAatgacggctaggtactagactactaCCTACTCAGATTGAAAGCACTTACATGTCCAAATTAGCCACTAGGTGGTAGTGGCATCCTTGGGATAACCCACTGGAAAAAAATCCCAACCCATGTCATGTCGGTAGTTTTCGCGCACTAGCGTTAGTTTTCGCGCAACTCGGGATTTTGGAGTATTAAAATTAAGATTGCGAATTGTAAAGGAAAATTGAAATGGTAAACCAATGGTTATCACGGTATGTGTGACTAAATATTTGAACAATTATGAACATGATAGAGTCATCTAATAAAGCATCATAAACATTTTATGTATGCTTAATTAACATACACCTTCCTACTTCGAATGAACTATGAATGGGTTGTAAAGGAGGACGGCTTTAATTTTCTCAACATCTTCGACTTTGCATTTGAAACCAATAGTGCATTTTTGTTCGGGCCCTGTTATACGGTTTCCACCACCAAACAGGTCCTGATATAAAGCTTGATAACCGCCAACGCCTCTGCCTCCGTTCGTCTGATATACGCAACTATGCGCTTACTTGCCCTGTCAAGGACCTTTAGGCCTATAGCATTCAGATCTCTGATATTTTCGGGTTCATATTCGCATATGTACCCTCCTCCTACGTCTAGCGCCTTGGTCAGAGAATGGTGGTGCATCCCAACAGTGTGCACTGggctgatgaaaatattcgttatactaaaaaagaaaaatgacgTATTGAGCGAACAACGAGATGGAAAatcaaattctatttgataattcttatCATGAAAAGTCTATGAACATAAACAAATCGGCAAAGGgttttgaaatataaacaagtgtagatatattttgttttataatTATTTAAATATACCGTGTATATAATAACATAAGGACCCAATGGTTCTGTGCACATTGCACGTGAACCACTGAATACTAAATTATGATTGGTGATaccatttattcaaaattatttgacgcacatgatttttcaatttattattcGCATTTTCGGTGAAATGGACCCCGTCGGATGGAAGGCGAGTTTGCCAAGTATTATTTCTACACCCCAGATCATAAAACTTCCACACCTTAACTAAATTCCCATCTACATCCCCAAATAGATACCCATTAAAATTATCAATCTTCTTATTGAATTCACTCGCACTACTTTTTCTAGTTGATGTTCTTTTATATAGGggcaaacaaacaaaatctgATAAGTAGTGCCGAGTAGTGCTCTTATTAATCATGCAATCGTATGTACATATGACACGCGTGTCTGTTTCACCGTCTAAGTCGTTTCCCCCCActaaaattataattaaatcgtaaaagttatttttgacCTCCATGATTTTTCTATCTATGTCGACTATCTTCACGCCACCATAACCGTAAAAATCAACACCAATTTCCAGATGTTCGAAATCCCATGTATTCGAAAGCCGACTTATAAAGCTATCACCAAAGACTGCTGCTTTAAAAGTAACGTAAAACTAACTATAGCTCGTTGCGGGAGTAGCAAgttaatattttcaacaaaaaaaaatatcaaacattttatgtatgttAAAACTAGATCGAGGATGTCGCATTGATGGTACGAAATAATTAACATCATAaacattttatgtatgttAAAACTGGATCGAGGATGTCGCATTGATGGTACGAAATTATTAACATCATAaacattttatgtatgttAAACCTGGATCGAGGATGTCGCATTGATGGtgagaaattattaaaatgataaacattttatgtatgttAAAACTAGATCGAGGATGTCGCATTGATGGTAGGAAATTATTGACATCATAaacattttatgtatgttAAAAACTAGATCGAGGATGTTGCATTGATGGTACGAAATTATCAACATCATAAACATTTTATGTATGCTACTGACACAAAGCAAAGAGAATTCCATAGACAAAAAGTGCACCAAAAgtccaaatcatctaatgactCATCGCTATCATCAAACCCAATGTCCGTGCACTGTTTATGAAACCAACGAGGGCAGTGATCACAACCAACACATGCTGCAATTTTTTCCTCAAGGAATTCCTTTTTGCATTTTTGgcaaacattttcatcattcttGGCTGTTCTCGTTGACTTCAGTTTTTCTTTGATCTCTTTTTTTGTGCTTCCTCTGactgtttattgaagaaagcCATCATTTGGTCACCAGTCAAGTGCTTTGAAGGGAAATCTGCCCTAGTTTTTTTTCGAGTGTCTTTCTTGAATCTTCTTCCACAGTTCGGGTATGTTAATATCTCATCGAATGATGACGATTTATTGGGTGGTGCGGATGAGGTTGAAGATACCGAATGTAATGAAGGCTGTGGACTAGGTACAGATGATGATCAAATTGTCTTTGCTTTGATTGTCTTCCAGATGACAAATAAGGCGTCATCTTCAAGATCATAACCTTCGGCAAATCttctattaaaaatattgcattgcTCAGAAGACAGCGCTTCCTCGAACATCGTCAGTGCAGTGAGTTCAGAGGTTTCACTTAAGATAACATCTACACTGGCCTAGGTTTTGAATTAATGGTACTTTGACCTTCATCATTCTGGTCACCCCATGCCATTGAAGGTGCCATCTTAGCTACCTTTATGGCTTCTGGGTCGAATGGAAATATACCAGTTGCACGAAAGCCATTTATGATATTAGAAAGCTTCAAACCAGGCATTACAAAAAACGGGAGAAAAACACTTTTTCGTAACTTGATGTCCATCGTGGGAATCACGGTAGAGTTTTACCTGCTTCCTCCAAGCTGGCTTGAAAAAACTTACATCGAGTTGTTGAATTACGTGACTAGCATGTGGGGGAAAACAATACAATTAAATACCCTCACTACTACAAAATTTACTTAtttcgaaatcaaaatgaCTTGAGTGGCCATCAAGAAGAAGTAAGACTGGTCTCCGTTTTGGTATGTTCGCCACAAAGTGATTTGCAAGCCATCCATAAAATAGAGGGGTATCTATCCATGCATTATCACTGCAACCAAAGTATGTGCCTGGGGGAGAACCAGTGATCGGATTATACCGAAAACGTCAGCCAGGAAAAATCAACATAGGTGGAATAGCGGAACCAACTGCACTGGCACAGGCACCTAAAGTTATTTGAGTCCTGTCCTTACTAACTACATTATACAACGACTTTCCTTGTATACCAATGACAAATGCCACTTGCATCAAAATTGTAAATGCGACTACCATCATTAACTTAATCCTTGCCGTCCTCGAGACGTGTTACCTCTTTCAAAAAATTGGAAAACCAACAACCAATAACCTCCAATGATCTAGGTACCGAGAGATTTTCAGAGGATTTGACGACAAGGTGTGGATGGCGTTTCATGGAGAGATAGTACCAATCCTTTCCAGGTTTGTTATCTTTGAATATGGTCTTTTTGTTATGCGCATTCAGACAGCGTTGGACGGTATCTAAAAGTTCTTCTATGGTTCTCCCATAACCTATTTTCGCCATACTCTCAATCCAGTTACGCAACTTGCTATCAACCTCCTTTCCTAATATGGGCTGTGGGCCACTCCACTTTTCGATTACTTTCGGCGCTTCAGCAAGTCTGTCTCTTAAAGTAGCCTCTGGTATAGCATATGCCTGAGCAGACGCCCGAATGCTAGTTCCCGTTCTGATAAGTTTAATCGCTTTTCTAATGTCATCCACGGAATATGATCGCCTATAAGGGCCCCTTGCTTTcctaaaattttcaatttcaaactttAAACTGAAATCGCCATAAAACTACATTATTTACTTTACTTGTAGGTCATAGTTGTTTAAATGATATCGACCCAATTTCATTTGGCCTCAATCGTGAATGAAAGAGTTCCAACTGAAGAAAATGAAtacattatttcaaaatcgtgTGGAAATAGGCTAACAGCAAGAATGTGCTTGTGTTCATGAGATTTTATATGAAGGTGGTTAGAAATTAGATTTAATCCCATTACACTGACAGTGCTTCGTCTAGCATTAAAAAAGGGCAGGGTGCTGATTTCAAGTAAGGGCATTTTTGTGCGTGATTCCATTGGCGCAAGGGCACATAGTAACGCACTCACGTCTGTTTTAGGGGCAACCTGCAATGTTCCCTATTGCATAGAATTGAGGTGCCCCCTACTACGATTGAGGACTAGAAACTATGTTTAACTCTGATTTTGCCATGAGTGACACACTTGACATCCATAGGTGTACATCCTTACACCTATGCCTGTCAATGAACAAAAGTTAATCAATAAGATAAggctttcaaaatgatttggaaaaccagttgcagacaaaaaatagcagaaaaaagcaatcccaaaaagcaaatGATACAGCGAAAAAAGCCAGCAAtagtgtataggcctacatgaacTTGCATATTCttaatcttagaaatatcaaattaattgatttaaattgatagtgtTAGTGATTGGCAAGTAACTGTTGATAATTGGTAAAGCAGCCAGCTTAAGAACACATTATTGCTATTAGGGTACTCAAACTAATTGTCTCTGCGAGTCTCTCTGTGAGTTCACCGAAAAGTTTTTCAccttgtatatataaaatttgtctAACAGTCTAGATAAAAAGATCCAGAGCATCACGATGTGTTCTAAAAGAAACAATCCATCAAATATACACTACCAGCTTTACAACGGCAGTTGCTAGAATGATTGGCGGTAGTTTGGAAGTCAGCCAATTTCCTG is a genomic window of Tubulanus polymorphus chromosome 5, tnTubPoly1.2, whole genome shotgun sequence containing:
- the LOC141905247 gene encoding uncharacterized protein LOC141905247; this translates as MKLGRYHLNNYDLQVKKARGPYRRSYSVDDIRKAIKLIRTGTSIRASAQAYAIPEATLRDRLAEAPKVIEKWSGPQPILGKEVDSKLRNWIESMAKIGYGRTIEELLDTVQRCLNAHNKKTIFKDNKPGKDWYYLSMKRHPHLVVKSSENLSVPRSLEVIGCTYFGCSDNAWIDTPLFYGWLANHFVANIPKRRPVLLLLDGHSSHFDFEISKFCSSEGI